A genome region from Mycolicibacterium litorale includes the following:
- a CDS encoding MFS transporter: MSDGETPLSVAGPTRAPTSTRRAVLNTIRGSAGNLVEWYDVYVYTVFATYFEAQFFDQDDENSTLYIYAIFAVTFVMRPVGSWFFGRFADRRGRKAALMVSITVMSSCSFVVAVMPTREVIGYWAAVILILARLLQGFATGGEYGTSATYMSEAATPRRRGFLSSFQYVTLVGGHVLAQFTLLIALSVLDVEAVTAWGWRIGFFIGGIAALVVLWMRRSMDESLSESHLEAIREGKDPEAGSMKALFTTHWRALLLCFLITAGGTVAFYTYTINAPAIVKSTFGSDQALTGTWINLLGLIFLMLLQPLGGLLSDKVGRKVLLVFFGVGGLMYTYVLLTFLPETTSPLMAFALTAVGYVILTGYTSVNAIVKAELFPAEVRALGVGLGYALANSAFGGTAPLLYQGAKSADRVGLFIVYVTVVIGVSLLVYIFALKNKGTTALDREQGSAWEVPAPVGGR, from the coding sequence ATGAGCGATGGGGAGACGCCGTTGAGCGTGGCCGGTCCGACACGCGCCCCGACGAGCACCCGGCGGGCCGTCCTCAACACGATCAGGGGATCGGCGGGCAACCTCGTCGAGTGGTACGACGTCTACGTCTACACGGTGTTCGCGACCTACTTCGAGGCGCAGTTCTTCGATCAAGACGACGAGAACTCGACCCTCTACATCTACGCGATCTTCGCGGTCACGTTCGTGATGCGGCCGGTCGGGTCGTGGTTCTTCGGCCGGTTCGCCGACCGCCGCGGACGCAAGGCCGCACTGATGGTGAGCATCACCGTGATGTCGTCGTGCTCGTTCGTCGTCGCGGTCATGCCGACGCGGGAGGTCATCGGTTATTGGGCGGCGGTGATCCTGATTCTCGCCCGGTTGCTGCAGGGCTTCGCCACCGGCGGGGAGTACGGCACGTCGGCGACCTACATGTCCGAAGCCGCCACCCCGCGCAGGCGCGGCTTCCTGTCGTCGTTCCAGTACGTCACCCTCGTCGGCGGCCATGTGCTGGCGCAGTTCACACTGCTGATCGCGCTGAGCGTCCTCGACGTGGAGGCGGTGACGGCGTGGGGATGGCGGATCGGCTTCTTCATCGGCGGTATCGCGGCACTGGTCGTGCTGTGGATGCGCCGTTCGATGGACGAATCGCTGAGCGAGTCACACCTGGAGGCGATCCGGGAGGGCAAGGACCCCGAAGCCGGGTCGATGAAGGCTCTGTTCACCACACACTGGCGTGCCCTGCTGCTCTGCTTCCTCATCACCGCGGGCGGCACGGTGGCGTTCTACACCTACACCATCAACGCGCCGGCGATCGTCAAGTCCACCTTCGGATCCGACCAGGCGCTGACCGGCACCTGGATCAACCTGCTGGGGCTGATCTTCCTGATGCTGCTGCAACCGCTCGGCGGGCTGCTCAGCGACAAGGTCGGCCGCAAGGTGCTCCTGGTGTTCTTCGGAGTCGGCGGCCTGATGTACACCTACGTACTGCTGACGTTCCTGCCCGAGACCACCTCGCCGCTGATGGCGTTCGCGCTCACCGCCGTCGGCTACGTCATCCTGACCGGCTACACCTCCGTCAACGCCATCGTGAAGGCCGAACTGTTCCCCGCCGAGGTGCGCGCGCTCGGCGTGGGGCTCGGTTACGCGCTGGCGAACTCGGCGTTCGGCGGTACGGCTCCACTGCTGTACCAGGGCGCCAAGTCCGCCGATCGCGTCGGCCTGTTCATCGTGTATGTGACGGTGGTGATCGGGGTCAGCCTGCTGGTCTACATCTTCGCGCTGAAGAACAAGGGGACCACCGCCCTGGACCGCGAGCAGGGCAGCGCGTGGGAGGTTCCGGCGCCGGTCGGCGGCCGCTGA